The Psychrobacter sp. P11G3 genomic interval ACTCTACAAACTTAGCAACCTCATCATTTACTTCAACAGGTGACTTACCATTGCCCTGCTCATCAGCACCTGTCGCTGCATTTAGGCAAGCGGTCTGCGTTGGCATACAGGATTCGTTAGGACGGATGTTGGACGTCAGACCCATGTCTTCGTTAAAGGCACTTTGGTTCTGAGTAATCAGCTTGGTTTGACCCGCTTTCCACCCAAATCGTCCAAGCGCACGCTTACCCGTTTGCGGATCCATTACCCAGTTAAATTTACCACTGATATCACCATTGCTACTGTCGCTGGCTTGTTTTTTAATGTCATCGTCAGGTATTTGCTCTAGTAGCCCAAGCCCAATCATCGGTAGCGCCACACGCGGCGATACCATCATGTCATCGTCAAAAGCACCGTAACCAGGTTTGGTCAAATTAAACGTTGGCGCACGTAGCGTCTCGACGTACCCATCAGCAAAGGTAACTGGTTTATCTGTCCATTGCACCGCAATTCTGGCTTCAGCAGGCACGCCCTGAATACCACGATCTTGTAGCTGGCCACCATACATAGGATGAGCCACCTTTTCAATTAGCGAATCCTGTAGCTGCTTGCGCTGCTCATCGGTCGTCGCTGGCATAGACAGCCGAATTAACAAACTATCAGCATCATCATTGGCAGTCATCGGCGCATGACCTCGCCCATCTTTGACATGACAAGACTGGCAAGCGGCCACATTGAATAATGCGCCCAGTCCATCACGACTATCAGTACTAGCAGGAGCAACCACCCATGGCTGTTTGAAAAACGCGTTACCAATAAAGAATGATCCTTTACGAGAAGCTGCTAGATTCGATGAAGGCTTCGAGTAGCTCTCAGCACTGCTAATGCTAATACCAGAGTCACCGCCCTGCTTGATCTCTTGAGGATCAAAGCTCACCAGTTGCTGCATTGGCACACCTGCCAGTGCTTCTATATTTTTGACGTGTTCGGCCGACAGCGATTGGCTGTTTTCACTGCTGCTTTCATTACTTGAGGCCTGCTCTGAAGTAACATCAGAAACATCGTCAGAAGTGTCGTCAGAAACGCTATCAGATGGTTGACATGCACTGATAGCCATTGCACTGGCGATAATTAGCGCAAGCTTAGAGGGTATATGTCGTAGGATTTGAGTAGCAAGAGGAGAATCAGAGGGGTTAACATTATTGGCGTTCATAGAAATTAATTGCCTTAGCGCTAGAGTAGAACCATTAAAATTTTGTCATACCATCTCATTATATGTCGTCACAATCATTGCCTATCGACATATAATGAAATGGTACACCGGCCAATTGGCTTATTTAATGCTCGTAAAAATGCGTTGCCAACGGTGGCTGACAACGCACGTATTATATCTAATCTAAGTATCTAATAAACAGCGGTTACTGACCTATAACGACTAATAAAACGTCACAAAGCCAATGAAAGGCTTTTAAATAAGGACCGCTAGCTTAAATTTTTCTTAAAACTGTGACCCAGCATCTGCGTCTAGATTATCGATGCCAACTGCTTTTGCAGCGTTTTCGATACTGGCCGTCAGCTCTTGTAAGCTAGTGATGCCCGCTTCAACCCATCCACGACGGATGTTTTGTTCTTCAGCAGAGATACCTTCTTGGCTAGCTTGACCGACAGTTGCAATCATCTGATCAATCTTGATGCCGTCTTTTTCGCCTTTTTTAACGATAACGTTGAACGCGCCTTCTACTTTGTTGAACTCAGCAGCCAATTTATCAGCGGCTTCTGTATGTCCGTTATCCGTTAGATAATCTTTGATACCGTAGCCGCCAACTGTCTTACCAGCGACTGTTGTATAGCTACCATTAAAGACGTTTTGGATACCGCGCGCATTATTAGCATAGCTCAGATGAGTCAAATCACTAAAGCATTCGTGCTCATCTTCGGTAGAGCCAGTAACAAAAGCGACCTGCATACGCTCAGAAGCAAGCTCACCTAATGCTAGGCTACCCATTTGATACATAATTTGGCGCAGACCATTATCATATTTGCGCGCTATCAAATCACTACGCAAAGTATTTTCAGTATCAGGCTGCCACTGTGCTTCCATCGCGGTCAAATCATCAACCAATAGTTGAGTTGCAGCAGTTAAGAATTCCCCGCGGCGCTCACAGATACCGGCATCTTCGTTGACGGTCTCACCACTAGTACACTGTCCGGCTTCAGCCACATAGTCAGCGACTGGGCGATTACCTGCGCCTTCTTTCACGCCATTGTTGTCTTGACCCCACAGCATAAATTCAATGGCATGATAGCCAGTGGTTACATTGGCTTCACTACCACCGATTTCATTCATTTCTGCAAGTAGCTCAGGTGTGATTGTACTGGTATCTTGCTTGATACTACCGACAGTAATGCTGTCGCTATTGATGATGTTCTCTTGGCTGTTATATTCGCCTTCATAGTCGTCACCAACATAATCAATCAATGCTTCATCAAGTGGCCAAGCATTGATCTGCCCTTCCCAGCTATCAATACTGTTGATAGCACGTTTATCATTGGCAGTCACAAAGCCTTCATCAAAACGGAAAATTTCAGTTTGTGAATACGGCTGACGTGCTGCTTTATAGGCAGCTTTTGCAGCATCAAGGTTTTCTTGTGTTGGGGTGGCCACGTATGTTTCTACCGCAGTTTGTAGCGCTTTGGCCGTGTCCAACGAATCTTTATAAGCGGCGTGTGCCATATTTGCATAACTGATAATCAATCTATCAATATGTGCTTTTTCGGCAGTAGTCATCTCTGAATTATCAGCTGTCTCTGTGTTTGCTACTTCTGTTTGCGTTTCTGTCGCAGCATTGGTGTCTTCATCGGCTTGCTTTGTACAGCCCGACACCATTAACAATCCTGCAAGTGCAACAGCTAAAGTAGTTGGTAAAAGCTTACGGCTCGTTACTGTGGTAATCGTCATACATATCCTCAAGAAATATAGCAAAAAATTCGTTTTGGTTAAGTAGCCTCAATTATTTTGATAATCAAGCCATGTTACAGCAGGCTATCTTAGCCATGCACATTGACTCTCAGTGCGCACGATAAGACGTTTAATATTGCATTGATAGCAAACACTGACAAATTATAGTGTTATTGATAATCATTATCAATATTTAATTTAATATTAACTATATCTATCAATCATCACTGTTTTATTCAAACTGAAAATACAAAAAAAGAGCCAGCATATTGCTGACTCTTTTTGAAATATATGTGCTCAAATATCTAGCACATACTTAATAGCTATATAGCTATTTATTAGTTATAACTATTTATTAGTTTACGCTCTGTGGTGCGTTAACTGTTAGCTCAACACGGCGGTTTTGACCACGGCCATATTCAGTGTTGTTGTCTGCGATTGGACGTGACTCACCGTAAGCAACAACATTTACACGGTTTGAAGCAACACCGCGAGCTGTTAAGTAGTTAGCAACTGAGTAAGCACGATCACGTGACAGACCCATGTTATAAGATGCTGAACCTTTGCTATCAGTGTGACCAGCGATAGTAATTGTGTTTTGGTTATACTGGTTCATCGTTGAAGCAAGCTTATCAAGCGTTGGCTTGAATGATGAGCTAAGGGTTGCATCATCAAATGAAAACGTGATGCTACCTGGCATAACCAAATCAATGTTACCAGTGGTTGGGTTCTGCTCAACAGTTACGCCTGTGCCAGCCATTTGCTGCTCAAGTTGACGAGCTTGACGCTCCATGTAGTAACCAACGCCTGCACCTAGTGCTGCGCCGATAGCTGCATCACGACCAGTTTTGTCGCCGCCTGTTGCTTTTGAGATAGTTGCACCACCTGCTGCACCAACTAGACCACCTAGAGCAGCTTTGTTTAGACGCTGTTGTCCAGTGTTTGGATCTGTTGTACAACCACTAAGTGCTAGACCTGATGCTACTGCTGCAATCATTAAAGTATTACGCATAATATTTCCTCTTAAGTTTAAAAAATCGTGCTTTTTATAAAGATTGTCCATTAATCTTTTTTAAGTACTTATCTACATTCCCCATTATTATGGCAACTACAACCTATCTCTGTGTAATATTTTGTCATACCTCTGTATGAGAAGTGCAGGTTATATTTCAATGATTTTATAGGTCAAATCTTCGTGCCTTGCTACCACTAGTCACGTTTACAGCCGTACACTACAACATGTTTCTGCTAAAATTATATTGCTGAATTTGTCGGCTTTAAATAGTCATAATTTAAAGCTTTACGTTCATAATATTACTGACTTGATGACTAGGACAGATTCAGCGACATACGGCTTATTATTAATCAGATAGACTGAAAAGGATTGAGCATGCGATTGACATCTACCATTCGAAAAATGCATAAACGTTCGCCTAAACTAGGCAAAGCTATGTCGCTTGCAACAGCCACTGGTGTCATCGCCGCCAATAGCTTCGGTGGTAGTATTCCTTTATGGCTAATGGGCGTCGGTAAAGTCATTACTGGCGCCTCTATTGCAGACAAAGCCGTCATCAAAATTGCTACTCACTGGATCAGCAGCAACAGTGCTTTGATCGACAATATGTTGCCTCGCAAAGATTGGCGTATCAACCTACCGGACGATATTCATACTAATGGTAAATACCTGCTAGTAAGCAACCACCAATCATGGGTTGATACCAGCATCGTGCAGTATATTGGCGAAAAACGTTTGCCACTCACGCGATTTTTTACCAAGTTTGAGCTGATCTACATCCCTATCGTTGGTCAAGCTTTTTACTTTTTAGATTTTCCAATGATGCGCCGACACTCAAAAGAAGCCATCGCCAAAAACCCTGCGCTAAAAGGCAAAGACATCGAAGAAGCCAAACGTGCCTGCGCCCTACTAAAAGACAAACCTTTTACCTTATTAAATTATTTGGAAGGTACTCGTTTTACCAAAGCCAAACAAGCTCAGCAAAAATCGCCTTATACGCACTTATTAAAACCTCGTGCAGGCGGATTATCATTGGCTATCAGCGCGCTAGGTGAAGATATCGATGGCATATTAGACATGACCATCGTATACCCTGATGGTGTGCCAAGCTATGGGGATCTTTGGAAAGGTAATATCAAACGCTTGGGCGTTGACTTGCGCTACATCGACATACCAGATGCGTTGTTCGAAAGTATCAAACAAGGTGGCTACGAAAATGATGAAGACACAAAAGCTCAAATGTTCGACTGGGTTGAACAGGTGTGGCGTCAAAAAGATGAACGCATCAGCACTATGTTGGCAGATTTTGAAACCAATCCTAAAACGTAAAATGCCTAATGAGAATGCTCAGCAATACTAAATTGGCTGACCGTTAGACCTTATCAAATACCAAGCACAGTCTATGCAAGCGTACTAAGTACTAAATATCGATGTAACAAACGTTAATGTAATAAGTATCGAGCACGAGATAAAAAGTTATAGGGCAATAAAGTTGCGGGTACAAATGTCACAATAGTCATATCTTACTTATGATGTTTACTGTTAAAACAGCCATGCATCATAAGTAAATTTTAATCAAAGATGGGTTGTTTTTTAGCCTTATTCATTGATAATGTGACTAATCATGAACTCATAGATTTTCGATGTCTACTTTGATAGTAAATGGTAGTAAATATCGAATTCTTACCCATTTTTTGTGCCATTTATTACTTATAAGGTATGACTGTGCCCACCTCTACTACTAGCTCGCCGTTAGCTACCGAATCTGTTTTGAGTCAGCCTCCTTATCCAATAAGTGATGAGCCACCAAAACCGAACCATCCAAAGCCGAGTCGCTTTAAGCTCACTTACGATATTGTCATGATTATTGCCATCAGTATTGATCTGCTATTGATCAGTATCGATGCTATTTTGATGAGCAATTTTAGTAGTAATGCTGCAGAATGGCTAACCATCAGTGAAGCGCTCAATTGGTATCAGAACACTCTACATGATCCTCTACGCACTGCTGGAGGTTTTTTTACTATCTTTTTGGTCGTTGAGTTGCTATTGCGCTGGGCGATTGCCATCAAACAAAAAGTCTATTATCGCTGGTTCTTTTTCCCATTCGTTCATTGGTACGAAGTATTAGGCTGTTTTCCGCAGCTACGTGCTTTGCGACTGCTGCGAGCGGTCGTTATTGGACGACGTCTATATCAGCTTGGTTATCAAGTACTGCCGCAGACGTGGATCAACCGAATCAAGTTCTACATTGACCTGCTGTTAGAAGAGCTCTCCGATCGCGTTATTTTGACCGCGATACAGAACTTTCGACAAGAGCTAACCAGTTCAGACACGCATAAATCATTCATTGAGTCGACGATTGCAAAAAATCGAAATGAGATTGAAGCGGCCGTATTATCCGTGCTGCGTACAGAGCTTGCACCAAAGCTGCAGGAACTGACTGCCTCATCAGGTGGCGGCAGTATATTGGCGAGCGAAATGGGCAATGCTATTGAAGAAGGATTGGCCAACACACCTGAATTGCGCCGCTATCTACGCATGATACCGATCGCGGGCAGTCTGATTGAATCACAGCTACATCACGTCGGGCACAATATCGGTGAAAACGTCGTAAATGCATTAAACAAGCGGCTTTTGGACCCTAAGCGCTTGGATATATTAATGATGGAAATTGCTAGCGTTATTGCTCAAATAGATACCAATAATACAGCGCTAGATACCTTAATTTCTAGTATCATTGATGACAGTTTGACTGCGTTTGAAGCACAAGTAAAAGTGCAGCAATGGAAGCACCAAGATATGTTAAATCTATAGTTTAGCTATCTAATAGCATGATGTAATAAGAGACATAATACCGTGACAGAATTATTTTTAAGGGTTTGTATATGACAGTTTCAGCTAACGATAACCAGACTGCACCAGCGCTAGCTTTCTACGGCAAGATGCTGACGTTTTCACGCGTACAGTTTAGTACAAGCGATCTATCAGCTATAGAAGCTCAGCTAACTGAAACGCTCAGCAATAAATCGAGCAATATCCCTATCCTTATTGATAGTGACGTTGAGCAGGATTTATCAGCACTAGTAGAGCTGTTATGGGCGTGGGGATTGCAGCCTATTGGGGTGGTGACAGGTATGCTTGATGCGCAAGCACGTGAGCAGCGCTTAGCGATATTCCCAGCAGATGGTAAGCGTATTGAACGTATATTACCAAGTAAAAAAGCGCCTACTCCTACCCAACCATCACCAGAAAATAACAATGCCGAAACCGTTAGTGCTAATAGCGTCGATGATACTTCTACTACGAGCGAACCTGCTACTGAAACGACACTATCTAGTATGCCCACCGAGACATTGGTAAGTACTCAGCATATTACTAGCTTAATCTATGATCAAATGCTGCGTTCAGGACAAAGCCTCAATCACGTTGGTGGCGACTTGATTTTGACCAGTAGTATCAATAGCGGCGCTGAAGCGATTACTGACAATAGCTTGCATGTATATGGCCGTGCACAAGGGCGTTTGGTGGCAGGCGCAACAGGGGATAAAGATGCCCGTATATTCTGCCAAGTCTTTAATCCTTCATTGGTGTCGGTAGCAGGAACCTATTGCTTACGAGACAACTTACCTGAGCATGTCATCGACAAGTCGGTGCAAGTGAAATTTGTAGAAGGCGAAGGCTTAGTATTTACTGTGATGGATGAAGCTTAAGACGCCATTAAAAATAATACACCGTGAAGTGACTTTATAGAAAACTAAGGTAGTTAAGCTGCTCTATTCGACAAGCCAAAAAGCATAGTTATAATCCTACTAATACCACGCAGAGAGGCTAATTGAGCGATACATAGGTTGTTTTTCTGCTTTAGTATCGAGCTGCTATAAATTTTTGTTTATTTATGCTAGGCTAGCTTCGAAGATAGTGTATATATGTTAGGTAAATAACATGTAATTTTGCTATTTATATAAAAGATATCCCATTGATTCATAGGAGTGTGCCATTGTGGCGAAGATAGTTGTAATCACTTCAGGTAAAGGCGGTGTGGGTAAAACCACGACAAGTGCTTCTTTTGCCGCTGGTTTGGCGTTACGTGGCTATAAAACAGTTGTTATCGACTTTGATGTAGGTCTACGTAATCTAGACTTAATCATGGGTTGCGAAAACAGAATTGTTTATGACTTCGTTGATGTCATCACTGGAAACGCGCGCTTGTCGCAAGCACTTGTCAAAGACAAACAGCTTGAAAACCTATATATTCTGCCCGCCAGTCAGACGCGTGATAAAGACGCATTGACAGACGAAGGGGTATCAGAAGTAATGGCTGAACTCTCTAAACAGTTTGACTATATTATCTGTGACTCGCCTGCCGGTATCGAGCGCGGTGCACAGCTAGCGATGTATCATGCGGATGAAGCTATTATTGTCACTAACCCTGAGATCTCTTCAGTGCGTGACTCAGATAGAATCATCGGTATTCTGCAAAGTCAGACGAAAAAAGTAGAAGAGAACCAAGGGACTGTTCGCGAGCATTTGATTATCACTCGTTATAATCCTGAACGTGCGGCTGCCAATGAGATGATGGATATTGATACTATCTCGAACGATATCCTAAAAGTTCCACTACTTGGTGTTGTTCCCGAGAGCCATTCAGTGCTCGAAGCGTCCAACCATGGCGAACCAGTTATTCATTATACTGACTCTGTTGCTGGTCAATGTTATGAAGACATTGTCGCCCGTTTCTTGGGTGAAGAGCGTCCACTACGTCATATTGACGTGAAGAAAAAGAGTCTATTACAGCGCTGGTTTGGGGGATAATGATGACTAAGAAAAAAGGATTTTGGAGTAGCCTATTTGGTACTGATGACAACAGTAACGCAGGTAGCGCAAATTTAGCAACTGAGCGTTTAAAAGTTATCGTTGCTAGCGAAAACAGATTAAACAATCGCTTAACGGTTGATCGTATCGAAAAAATGAAACGTGAAATCTTAGAAGTTGTGAACAAATACGTTAACGGTGTGCAGATTGATGATGTCAATATTAACCATCGTTCTGAAGACAGCTTAGATGTGTTAGAGATGAATATTAATTTGCCTGAGCATAAGAAATAGCGTTCTAATAGTACGTATTTCTATAATCGATAAAAAAAGCCCCAAGTTTGATACTTGGGGCTTTTTTTATCGATTATAGATTATTTCATACGGGCAATAAGATTGTCTTTTTTGACAAACTGATGGTATAACGCGGCTGCTATATGCAAGACCGTAAAACCAATAATCATCGGCCAGATAATCTCAGTATGCAAGTTATTATAAAAACGAGCCAAGCTTCTATCTGGGGTCACGAATACAGGGATCTGAAAGATACCAAAAATATCAACCGGTCGACCGCCATATACTGCCATCAGTAAGCCAACCATTGGCATAGCAATCAGTATGGCATAGAGAGCAAAATGTGACAGCTGAGATATGAGCATTTGCCATTTTGGCATGGCTAACGGTGGTGGTGCCTTAGTAAAAACGCGGTTGATAACTCGGGCAATCATCCAAAATAACAGGCTCACGCCGAACGCTTTATGATATCCAATAAACACATTGCTATCTAAATTCTCATATAGCAGTATCATTATCCATGTGGTTAACAGTAAGGCTGCACTAATCCAATGAAAAATACGGCTACTAACCGACCACTTTGATACATTCGAGTTGGCATTATTCATGAGTGACTCTACTACCTTTATCAGGAATTATCTCTAATCAGTTTTATAAGCCAGCTAATGCTCTTCAAGAGATGAAGTCATTAACATTACTGGCTTACTATTTATAGAATGGAGAATACCTTAAATACAGGTGAGAATCTAGCCATCTAAATCAATCAGGTGATGGGCAATTTTATCCAAATCTGGCACCAAATAGATTTCGTCATCAATCATCACTGTTTGATATAGATAGGATGAGACGTCATTTTTATCAAAATACTCTTCCCTATCTTCGCCATTGGTAGTACTAAACTGTTCCGGTGTCTCTACATCTTTCACTTCAGAAATTCGTGCTTGCAGCTGACGCAAATTACCTGCCGTCTGTAAGGCAAATCGGTGATTAGTCGTATTACCTTCCAAAACAATCATTTTGTCTGGAGCTTGATCTTGCAGTAGCAAATTAAATACAGCCAAATTTTGTTGTTGCCAGTCGTATCTAGAAACCTGCTGCTGGGACTCATCCACACTCAAAATTAGGCTGCTTGGAATGATCCAGTCCGGCTGGTTAACGGCTGGAACAATAGTGACGTCAAGCATACCGTTGTTGGTAGTCAACAGACTCACAGCCTCAAACGAATGTTTCAAAATTTGTGTCATACGTCACTCGCAATAAGTTAATGTGAATGGCTATCTGCCCTTTCACCAATGTAATCGATTAGTTTTTTTGCTAAATCGGTAGGGCTACCAACAAAATTGCAATACCCTGAGTCAATGATAGCCTGAGGTTGACTTGGACATGCACTCAAACTCGGATCTTGTGCCCATAATTGACTATTATTATCTTGGATTAAGTCTAGATACTGAGAGCCATCATTACCCATACCTGAGAATATAATGTTAATAAGCTCGCTACCATGAACATCACTGGTATTTTTAAGCAACTGCCCGATTGCAGGCTTATATTCACCATGCCAATCTTGATCCAATAGTATCACGCGACCTGTTGAATCACAGACAACCTGCTTATCAATAGGTACTATCAGACACTCTCCTGCTCGTAGCCGCTGTGAAGAAGCAATAATCTTACAGCGCCAGTCATTATGACGATTAAGTATGCGCGGCAACGTACCAATCATAGCCTGATTAAAATGATGTGCCAATAAAATACAAATTGGTAGTGTGGCTGGTACGTTATCTAAAAACTCTTTAACTGCACTAGGGCCACCCATAGAAGCACCCAAAAATACGACATAATGCCAGTCAGTATCAGGACTCTTGTAAGCTGGAGCATCTACCAATATTGGCAAGTCAAGCAATTGGGCAAATTTACGCTTTAACTTACGTTGCCACTTTGCATATTCTTGGGATTCATTTAGATACGGTGCTTGACTGAAGCCAACCAGTACTGCTGCTGGTTTGGATGCCACCGTCGCTATTGCCACACTGTCATCATAATCACTGTCTATCAACCAAATATCGATAGCTGAATTAGAAAGCTCACCTGTTTCCTGCCACTGTGCTCGTGACACACAGCCGACCAGCGTAAAGCCGAAACTACGTACCGTATCTGAAAAAGCCATGCGCTGGCGGTGATCTTCTGCCACCACCATCACTTTAATATCGTTTCTATTTTTTTTTCGCAGCGCTAAAACACGTGCATTATCCTTCATTAGTCAGGCTGACCCCTTCACCTAGTAATTTTTGCATTTTATCAAGCAGCTCTTTTTCTTGGAATGGTTTACCCATATAGTCATTCACACCAATCTCTAAGGCACGCTCACGATGCTTTTCGCCAGTACGTGACGTTATCATAATAATCGGAATTTGCTTTAGACGACTATTATGTCGGACTTGAGTGGCGACCTCGAAGCCGTCCATACGAGGCATTTCGATATCAAGCAATATCATATCTGGTGTCATATCTTGCAATATTTCAATTGCGTCAATACCATCTTTAGCGACTGCCACATTGAACCCTTGGCGCTCTAAGAAACGTGAGGTTACTTTACGCACTGTCACTGAGTCATCGACGACTAAAATGGTAGATTTAGACTCTATACGTCCTCTTTTAGCATCAGCAGCTTTCGTAATATTCTTGACCAATTGCGCATTACGCATAAGAGCAATCAGATCTAAGATGAGCATGACCGAGCCATCACCCATGATAGTAGCAGCTGAAACCCCTGGAATATTTGATAACTGTTGGCCTAAAGGTTTGACAACAACTTCTATGCGCGAACCTGCAATCTGATCCACTTGCAAAGCAATATTCTGTCCGGTACGGTTTTTAATAATGATAAGCGGTAAGCTGGTATTGGTATTTACGACCAACTCATTTAACTTATTGCCTGATAAAATTTCATTTAGATAGCGTACTCGATACTCAGTGTCTTCGAAATTCAATGTGGCATCATTTGATTGATAATAGTCATAGAGCTTCTCTGGATTCACTCGAACCACGCGCTCGATCTGTACCAATGGAATCGCGTAGTAGCGATCTGCAGCACGAACAACCAACGCGTCAGACACGGCTACTGTCAGTGGTAAGCGCATCGTAAAACTAGAGCCTTTACCCAACTCTGAAACGACAGATACCGATCCACCTAGTTGGCGAATCTCACTAATAACAACGTCCATACCAACGCCGCGTCCAGAAATCTGAGTCACTTGCTGACTAGTACTCAATCCAGCGTTGAAAATATATTGCATAATATCAAGGTCTGACAGACTATTATCGTCTGCATCAATTAGACCCTGAGAGATGGCTTTGCTACGTACCGCTTCAACATCAATGCCTCGCCCATCATCTGTTAATTGGATGACGATCTCACTACCTTCACGATGTACTTCAAGGGTAATACGGCCGCTACGCTCTTTGCCTGATTTCAGACGGGTCGATGTGGTTTCAATACCATGGTCGACAGCATTACGTAACATATGCTCAAGCGGTGACGTAATGCGCTCTAGGATGGTTCTATCCATCTCGTCATCAGCATTAATGATGGTCAGTTCAACAGACTTATTGAGCTCGTTAGCTGTTTGACGTACGATACGTTCAAGACGTGGTGTCAAACGCGTAAATGGCACCATACGCGAATTCATCAAACCGTCTTGCAGTTCAGTCTGGGTACGAGACAACTGTAAAAGTAGACTTTCACTATCACGTGTCTTTTCTAATAATGTATGGTTAATATCAACCAAATCCGAGGCCGACTCTGTTAAAGATTTAGACAACTGATTCAAAGATGAGTATTGATCCATCTCTAGAGGGTCAAAGTCTTCATTATCGATGAGTTCCTCATCTATCTGAGACAGAATCTGTGCTTCTAGCTCGATCTCCATACGACGTAGCTGATCTGCCAAACGTTGTACTGTCGTACCCATCTCTTCAATACTGTTTGTTAGACTACTGATACCCATATCGATACGAGCACGGTTAATCGCTGACTCACCAGATAAATTAATCATGTGCTCAATTAAACCACCCGAGATACGA includes:
- a CDS encoding di-heme oxidoredictase family protein; this encodes MNANNVNPSDSPLATQILRHIPSKLALIIASAMAISACQPSDSVSDDTSDDVSDVTSEQASSNESSSENSQSLSAEHVKNIEALAGVPMQQLVSFDPQEIKQGGDSGISISSAESYSKPSSNLAASRKGSFFIGNAFFKQPWVVAPASTDSRDGLGALFNVAACQSCHVKDGRGHAPMTANDDADSLLIRLSMPATTDEQRKQLQDSLIEKVAHPMYGGQLQDRGIQGVPAEARIAVQWTDKPVTFADGYVETLRAPTFNLTKPGYGAFDDDMMVSPRVALPMIGLGLLEQIPDDDIKKQASDSSNGDISGKFNWVMDPQTGKRALGRFGWKAGQTKLITQNQSAFNEDMGLTSNIRPNESCMPTQTACLNAATGADEQGNGKSPVEVNDEVAKFVEFYTRNLAVPHRRNADDKLVLAGKKRFYDMGCQSCHTPRYQLPKTDDDHLEQHGQVIYPYTDLLLHDMGDDLADRTIAGKLPPKSAQVEFLANSYEWRTPALWGVGLAQTVDPQATFLHDGRARTLMEAVLWHGGEAEKQKQQVLKLDKQGRAELNAFLKSL
- a CDS encoding imelysin family protein; translation: MTITTVTSRKLLPTTLAVALAGLLMVSGCTKQADEDTNAATETQTEVANTETADNSEMTTAEKAHIDRLIISYANMAHAAYKDSLDTAKALQTAVETYVATPTQENLDAAKAAYKAARQPYSQTEIFRFDEGFVTANDKRAINSIDSWEGQINAWPLDEALIDYVGDDYEGEYNSQENIINSDSITVGSIKQDTSTITPELLAEMNEIGGSEANVTTGYHAIEFMLWGQDNNGVKEGAGNRPVADYVAEAGQCTSGETVNEDAGICERRGEFLTAATQLLVDDLTAMEAQWQPDTENTLRSDLIARKYDNGLRQIMYQMGSLALGELASERMQVAFVTGSTEDEHECFSDLTHLSYANNARGIQNVFNGSYTTVAGKTVGGYGIKDYLTDNGHTEAADKLAAEFNKVEGAFNVIVKKGEKDGIKIDQMIATVGQASQEGISAEEQNIRRGWVEAGITSLQELTASIENAAKAVGIDNLDADAGSQF
- a CDS encoding OmpA family protein produces the protein MRNTLMIAAVASGLALSGCTTDPNTGQQRLNKAALGGLVGAAGGATISKATGGDKTGRDAAIGAALGAGVGYYMERQARQLEQQMAGTGVTVEQNPTTGNIDLVMPGSITFSFDDATLSSSFKPTLDKLASTMNQYNQNTITIAGHTDSKGSASYNMGLSRDRAYSVANYLTARGVASNRVNVVAYGESRPIADNNTEYGRGQNRRVELTVNAPQSVN
- a CDS encoding acyltransferase, with the protein product MRLTSTIRKMHKRSPKLGKAMSLATATGVIAANSFGGSIPLWLMGVGKVITGASIADKAVIKIATHWISSNSALIDNMLPRKDWRINLPDDIHTNGKYLLVSNHQSWVDTSIVQYIGEKRLPLTRFFTKFELIYIPIVGQAFYFLDFPMMRRHSKEAIAKNPALKGKDIEEAKRACALLKDKPFTLLNYLEGTRFTKAKQAQQKSPYTHLLKPRAGGLSLAISALGEDIDGILDMTIVYPDGVPSYGDLWKGNIKRLGVDLRYIDIPDALFESIKQGGYENDEDTKAQMFDWVEQVWRQKDERISTMLADFETNPKT
- the minC gene encoding septum site-determining protein MinC produces the protein MTVSANDNQTAPALAFYGKMLTFSRVQFSTSDLSAIEAQLTETLSNKSSNIPILIDSDVEQDLSALVELLWAWGLQPIGVVTGMLDAQAREQRLAIFPADGKRIERILPSKKAPTPTQPSPENNNAETVSANSVDDTSTTSEPATETTLSSMPTETLVSTQHITSLIYDQMLRSGQSLNHVGGDLILTSSINSGAEAITDNSLHVYGRAQGRLVAGATGDKDARIFCQVFNPSLVSVAGTYCLRDNLPEHVIDKSVQVKFVEGEGLVFTVMDEA
- the minD gene encoding septum site-determining protein MinD, coding for MAKIVVITSGKGGVGKTTTSASFAAGLALRGYKTVVIDFDVGLRNLDLIMGCENRIVYDFVDVITGNARLSQALVKDKQLENLYILPASQTRDKDALTDEGVSEVMAELSKQFDYIICDSPAGIERGAQLAMYHADEAIIVTNPEISSVRDSDRIIGILQSQTKKVEENQGTVREHLIITRYNPERAAANEMMDIDTISNDILKVPLLGVVPESHSVLEASNHGEPVIHYTDSVAGQCYEDIVARFLGEERPLRHIDVKKKSLLQRWFGG
- the minE gene encoding cell division topological specificity factor MinE; its protein translation is MTKKKGFWSSLFGTDDNSNAGSANLATERLKVIVASENRLNNRLTVDRIEKMKREILEVVNKYVNGVQIDDVNINHRSEDSLDVLEMNINLPEHKK
- a CDS encoding cytochrome b; this translates as MNNANSNVSKWSVSSRIFHWISAALLLTTWIMILLYENLDSNVFIGYHKAFGVSLLFWMIARVINRVFTKAPPPLAMPKWQMLISQLSHFALYAILIAMPMVGLLMAVYGGRPVDIFGIFQIPVFVTPDRSLARFYNNLHTEIIWPMIIGFTVLHIAAALYHQFVKKDNLIARMK